The DNA window CTTCGCTTCCTTTGAGTTCCGTTGCTGTTTCTTTCATGTACTGCATCATCATGGCTTGAGCACCCATTCCAGACGCGAACCTTCTGGCTTCTTCTGGAATTTTGACACCTTCGAAAACACAGTCTATGACTTTTAAGCCGACTCTTGCAGCTTCATCGCTTATTTTCAATGTCACCTTATCAGTGGTAGCATCAACATTTTTCACAACGGTGAATATGTCATGGTTGCCGAACTCGTTTATTATGCGTTCGTTTATGAAACCACGAATGTAGTTTTCAACATCTCTGGATGAACTGGCGCCACGGTTGCCGAAGAACTCGACAACAAAAAGCTTAGGGTCTTCAACTTTGTAAAGCATATAGCCAAAAAATCCCAGTTCAGCTTGATATTTTATGTCGCCGCTCGGCGCAGAGTAGGCTGTGCCGCCAAAGTTTGCTCTAAATTGGCTGTTGCTTACAAAAACAACTTCGCAGTCGAAAATGTCGCCTATTATACGTAATGCTTTCAAAGCAGCAGTTAAAAGTGGAATATTATTGCTAGTAATCGTGTGTCTTCCAGGTCCAA is part of the Candidatus Bathyarchaeota archaeon A05DMB-5 genome and encodes:
- a CDS encoding SPFH domain-containing protein, whose amino-acid sequence is MPVIEKVAWDYAGAEDIAYRFPNLSLKYGSQVIVKENQWAVFFRDGKAYDVFGPGRHTITSNNIPLLTAALKALRIIGDIFDCEVVFVSNSQFRANFGGTAYSAPSGDIKYQAELGFFGYMLYKVEDPKLFVVEFFGNRGASSSRDVENYIRGFINERIINEFGNHDIFTVVKNVDATTDKVTLKISDEAARVGLKVIDCVFEGVKIPEEARRFASGMGAQAMMMQYMKETATELKGSEGGGAAAAGLGAGMGLTMPYMMAQQMQQAQAGQPQQLIICQSCGAKNPVGTKFCGNCGASLAPQAKVVCPKCKAENPAGTKFCGNCGTPLAQPAASEITCPKCNAKNPAGTKFCGNCGEKLS